Proteins co-encoded in one Pseudopipra pipra isolate bDixPip1 chromosome 12, bDixPip1.hap1, whole genome shotgun sequence genomic window:
- the LOC135420816 gene encoding sodium/nucleoside cotransporter 1-like: protein MEGNQITLDSLEKGMDNPAFSFQGEERHYEECGGPSGESQEKRRGEGKGRSSSCCRKALQPVSKAKHFCKAHAKVLKRVVLGLLGAAYLCYFIAACYLNFQRALALVVITAVVVFFVCWSFFKKHCGAKVLHLLRPVGKCFQKSWPWLKWLLWVAILAGLIAWLVLDTAKNPEQLISLGGFCTLVLFLFACSKHHGAVSWRAVFWGLGLEFLFGVFVLRTTPGVQAFKWLGDQIQIFLGYTTAGSGFVFGNTLITEVFAFQTLPIVVFFSCVMSILYYLGVMQWLILKISWLLQVSMGTTPTETLSVAGNIFVGQTEAPLLIRPYLADMTLSEVHAVMTGGFATIAGSVMGAYISFGIDAASLIAASVMAAPCALAMSKLVYPEVEESKFKGKESVQIAIGEERNILEAASNGAATSVGLVANIAANLIAFLAVLEFINAAVHWFGEMVDIKDLTFQVILSYVLMPVAFLMGADWADSPVVAELLGIKIFLNEFVAYQQLSTYKKNRLAGLEEWDGSRKQWISERAESITTFALCGFANFSSIGIILGSLGSLAPHRKGEFATVVLRALLTGICVSMLNACLAGLLYVPTEVGDCVTFFSTADFNSTSYSIYTCCKQLFASSLFENGTLSFTGSWAGQAESVLWLTECCGHYNHTSCAGTT from the exons ATGGAAGGAAACCAGATAACCCTGGACAGCCTTGAGAAGGGCATGGATAACCCAGCTTTCAGCTTCCAG GGAGAGGAGAGACACTATGAGGAATGTGGTGGTCCAAGTGGTGAGAGCcaagagaagaggagaggagaagggaaagggagatcCTCCTCCTGTTGCAG GAAGGCCCTGCAGCCAGTATCCAAGGCAAAGCACTTCTGCAAGGCTCATGCCAAGGTGTTGAAAAGGGTTGTCCTGGGGCTCCTTGGAGCAG CCTACCTGTGCTACTTCATTGCGGCCTGTTACCTCAACTTCCAGCGAGCCCTTGCCTTGGTGGTCATTACGGCTGTGGTTGTCTTCTTCGTCTGCTGGAGCTTCTTCAAGAAGCACTGTGGGGCAAAGGTACTGCATCTCCTCCGTCCCGTTGGGAAATGCTTCCAAAAGTCCTGGCCGTGGCTGAAATG GCTGCTGTGGGTGGCCATCCTGGCAGGCCTGATCGCGTGGCTGGTTTTGGACACTGCCAAAAACCCAGAGCAGCTCATCTCATTAGGTGGCTTCTGCACTTTAGTGCTGTTCCTGTTTGCTTGCTCCAAGCACCACGGCGCG GTGTCCTGGAGAGCCGTTTTCTGGGGTCTTGGCTTGGAGTTCTTATTTGGAGTCTTCGTCCTCCGAACAACCCCTGGTGTCCAAGCTTTCAAGTGGCTGGGTGACCAGATCCAG ATCTTCCTGGGCTACACCACAGCTGGCTCTGGCTTCGTCTTTGGGAACACACTCATTACAGAAGTCTTTGCCTTCCAG ACCCTGCCCATCGttgttttcttcagctgtgtgATGTCCATCCTCTACTACCTTGGCGTCATGCAGTGGCTCATTCTCAAG ATCTCCTGGTTGCTTCAGGTCTCGATGGGCACCACTCCCACTGAGACCCTGAGTGTAGCAGGGAACATTTTCGTGGGACAG acTGAGGCCCCGCTGCTCATCCGCCCGTATCTTGCGGACATGACCCTCTCAGAAGTCCATGCTGTGATGACTGGTGGCTTTGCCACCATCGCAGGCAGTGTGATGGGTGCCTACATATCCTTTGGG ATCGACGCGGCGTCGCTGATCGCAGCCTCTGTGATGGCTGCACCCTGCGCCCTCGCCATGTCCAAACTCGTGTACCCCGAAGTGGAGGAGTCCAAGTTCAAGGGCAAAGAAAGTGTCCAAATCGCCATTGG GGAAGAGCGGAACATCCTGGAAGCTGCCAGCAATGGGGCTGCCACCTCTGTGGGGCTCGTGGCCAACATTGCAGCCAACCTCATCGCCTTCTTGGCGGTGCTGGAGTTCATCAACGCTGCCGTGCACTGGTTTGGGGAGATGGTAGACATCAAGGATCTCACCTTCCAG GTGATCTTATCCTATGTCCTTATGCCCGTGGCCTTTCTCATGGGGGCAGACTGGGCAGACTCGCCGGTGGTGGCCGAGCTCCTGGGGATTAAGATCTTCCTGAACGAGTTTGTGGCATACCAGCAGCTGTCCACATACAAGAAGAACCGTCTGGCGGGCCTGGAGGAGTGGGATGGGAGCCGGAAACAGTGGATATCT GAGCGAGCTGAGAGCATCACCACCTTTGCCCTCTGTGGATTTGCCAACTTCAGCTCCattgggatcatactgggaagCCTGG GCTCCCTGGCACCTCACCGCAAGGGTGAGTTTGCCACCGTGGTGCTGCGGGCCCTGCTCACCGGCATCTGCGTCTCCATGCTCAACGCCTGCCTGGCAG GTCTCCTCTATGTGCCAACGGAGGTGGGTGACTGTGTGACGTTCTTCAGCACGGCCGACTTCAACAGTACCAGCTACAGCATATACACCTGCTGCAAGCAGCTCTTTGCCAG CTCGCTGTTCGAGAACGGGACACTCTCCTTCACAGGATCCTGGGCTGGGCAGGCGGAGAGTGTGCTGTGGCTGACAGAGTGCTGTGGGCACTACAACCACACATCCTGTGCAGGGACAACCTAG